A single region of the Paraburkholderia sp. SOS3 genome encodes:
- a CDS encoding LysR family transcriptional regulator gives MRPYLPLNALRAFESSARHLSFTRAALELNVTQAAVSQQVRMLEERLGATLFKRLPRGLAITDEGLALRPVLSDAFDRIEAVLRQFEGGHFHEVLTVGAVGTFAVGWLMPRLKSFHDAHPFVELRMMTNNNLVDLAGEGLDFAIRFGDGTWPGSRALKLFDAPLSVLCAPDVAQRLRVPADLAGETLLRSYRADDWANWFDAAGLAPRPVRGPVFDSSRLMVEAAMQGAGVALAPASMFERDLAMGRLAQPFDIDVHAGSYWLTSHKGKPATPAMRAFSQWLVSETQADGSLA, from the coding sequence ATGCGACCGTATCTGCCTTTAAACGCGCTGCGCGCGTTCGAATCGTCGGCCCGGCATCTGAGTTTCACGCGCGCGGCGCTCGAACTGAACGTCACGCAGGCCGCCGTCAGCCAGCAGGTGCGCATGCTCGAAGAGCGCCTCGGCGCGACGCTGTTCAAGCGCCTGCCGCGCGGCCTCGCGATTACCGATGAAGGGCTCGCTTTGCGCCCCGTGCTCAGCGACGCATTCGATCGCATCGAGGCCGTATTGCGGCAATTCGAAGGCGGACACTTTCACGAAGTGCTGACGGTCGGCGCCGTCGGAACCTTCGCGGTCGGATGGTTGATGCCGCGTCTGAAGTCGTTTCACGACGCGCATCCGTTCGTCGAACTGAGGATGATGACGAACAACAATCTCGTCGATCTGGCCGGCGAAGGCCTCGATTTCGCCATTCGTTTCGGCGACGGCACCTGGCCCGGCTCACGTGCGCTGAAGCTCTTCGATGCGCCGCTTTCGGTACTGTGCGCACCCGACGTCGCGCAACGTCTGCGCGTGCCCGCGGACCTCGCAGGCGAAACGCTGCTGCGCTCGTATCGTGCCGACGACTGGGCAAACTGGTTCGACGCCGCGGGGCTCGCGCCGCGTCCGGTGCGCGGCCCCGTGTTCGATTCGTCGCGCCTGATGGTCGAAGCGGCGATGCAGGGCGCGGGCGTGGCGCTCGCGCCCGCGTCGATGTTCGAACGCGATCTCGCGATGGGACGCCTTGCGCAACCATTCGACATCGACGTGCACGCGGGCAGCTACTGGCTCACGTCGCACAAGGGCAAGCCCGCCACGCCGGCAATGCGCGCGTTCAGCCAATGGCTCGTGAGCGAAACGCAGGCCGACGGCAGCCTCGCCTGA
- a CDS encoding helix-turn-helix domain-containing protein, with amino-acid sequence MPSRNARFAPPTVSPPRARNAAVDAGALEDPALLRRLLRAKDRMDAASHEAWPVKRLAEVSGVSEAHFARSFKRAFGLPPHRYLLTRRIEQATTLLRDTDLGITDIAFATGWESLGTFGRTFHDIAGKSPSAMRIDARAAMHALDRVPACVLKAAQRPDLTIAVLEKRRRVADDTLPPTLNKEDMP; translated from the coding sequence ATGCCCTCGCGCAACGCCCGCTTCGCCCCGCCGACAGTCTCGCCGCCTCGAGCGCGCAACGCCGCCGTCGACGCCGGCGCACTCGAGGATCCCGCCCTGCTGCGCCGCCTGCTGCGCGCCAAAGACCGCATGGACGCCGCCTCGCACGAGGCCTGGCCCGTCAAACGCCTCGCCGAAGTGAGCGGCGTTTCCGAAGCGCATTTCGCGCGTTCGTTCAAGCGGGCCTTTGGCCTGCCGCCGCATCGCTATCTGTTGACGCGCCGCATCGAACAGGCCACGACGCTGCTGCGCGACACCGATCTCGGCATTACCGACATCGCGTTCGCAACCGGCTGGGAAAGCCTGGGCACTTTCGGCCGCACGTTCCACGACATCGCCGGCAAAAGCCCGAGCGCGATGCGCATCGACGCGCGCGCCGCGATGCACGCGCTAGACCGTGTGCCTGCCTGCGTGCTGAAGGCCGCACAGCGCCCCGACCTCACGATCGCAGTTTTGGAGAAGCGCCGCCGCGTCGCCGACGATACGCTGCCGCCAACACTCAACAAGGAGGACATGCCATGA
- a CDS encoding SMP-30/gluconolactonase/LRE family protein has product MKRLSSVFVAVAFCFAMAPASQAQYTTDWVANTFGTDSTHVGNTARSMWVAPDGTIYTASLWDEVYGGISIYQNGKTVGSIGLHNDFQGSCITGNSTSLFAALQFSRNFGSGYVGRYNRATGAQDFRIQVSAATNVARGDVITGCATANSLFVASDNPGNRVRMYTTDGVWKQDISVQDPGALAIDSAGNIWVAQKSEGRIAEFSPTGAPMNTIQMPTGAQPSALFFDLASSRLMAGDEGPDMDIKLYAAVAGRPTQVGTFGVQGGFLNTTTGAKGQVSQTRFTRVVGIGRDAAGNLAVLDNPWGGSWDLGRNGATSIHVYDRAGNLTTTLQSLNFEGNGAPDPLTDGALFFGGTNVYGGTAGGAAGGSTPGSTPGSSAGTLVANTVDPIAYPNDPRLNVNNPERDTHFAQIAAVGPNRILAASGQNPSTFYLYHFSPQSGYIAIPDATLPGAAFATTRPVTGGFSLDSQGGVWAGLDRTNQIFHYPLTGVDATGKPTWGAPMTTLVPVSIRPLTRIVYLPESDTMILGQGVTGSADFTSMGNRIEVYHGWTAGNDTTPNPVITFPSGVEPKSIAAAGNYLFVGYITSPNIDAFNLTTGSLDMTLANTNPTQVSLGANVDSMYGVRAYLRSTGEYVVTKDNYNDSNLVVYRWTPGTAATASAPAQ; this is encoded by the coding sequence ATGAAACGACTCAGTTCCGTATTCGTTGCAGTAGCGTTCTGTTTCGCAATGGCTCCAGCGAGCCAGGCGCAATATACGACCGACTGGGTTGCAAATACTTTCGGCACCGACAGCACTCATGTGGGCAATACTGCCCGCTCGATGTGGGTCGCGCCCGATGGCACGATCTACACGGCTTCGCTATGGGACGAAGTTTATGGCGGTATCTCCATTTATCAGAACGGCAAGACTGTCGGCTCGATCGGCCTGCACAACGATTTTCAGGGCAGTTGCATTACCGGCAACAGCACATCGCTGTTCGCGGCATTGCAGTTCAGCAGAAACTTCGGCAGCGGCTATGTCGGCCGCTATAACCGCGCGACAGGTGCGCAGGACTTCAGGATTCAGGTCAGTGCCGCAACGAATGTCGCGCGCGGCGACGTGATCACTGGCTGTGCGACAGCGAACTCGCTGTTCGTCGCCAGCGACAATCCGGGCAACCGCGTGCGCATGTACACGACCGACGGCGTCTGGAAGCAGGACATCAGCGTGCAGGATCCGGGCGCGCTCGCGATCGATAGCGCCGGCAATATCTGGGTCGCGCAGAAAAGCGAAGGCCGCATCGCCGAGTTCAGTCCCACCGGCGCGCCGATGAACACGATCCAGATGCCCACCGGCGCACAGCCGTCCGCGTTATTTTTCGATCTGGCTTCGAGCCGCCTGATGGCCGGCGACGAGGGTCCGGATATGGATATCAAGCTCTATGCGGCCGTCGCCGGCAGACCCACGCAAGTCGGTACGTTCGGCGTGCAAGGCGGCTTTCTCAACACGACCACCGGCGCTAAAGGGCAAGTGAGCCAGACGCGTTTCACGCGCGTGGTCGGTATCGGCAGGGATGCCGCCGGCAATCTGGCCGTGCTCGACAACCCGTGGGGCGGCAGTTGGGATCTCGGCCGCAACGGCGCGACGAGCATCCACGTGTACGACCGGGCGGGCAATCTGACAACGACGCTTCAGTCGCTGAACTTCGAGGGCAACGGCGCGCCCGACCCGCTTACCGACGGCGCGCTTTTCTTCGGCGGCACCAACGTGTATGGCGGCACCGCGGGCGGCGCGGCCGGCGGCTCAACCCCGGGGTCAACCCCGGGCTCAAGCGCAGGCACGCTCGTCGCGAACACGGTCGACCCGATCGCGTATCCCAACGATCCGCGGTTGAACGTCAACAACCCCGAGCGCGACACGCACTTCGCACAGATTGCCGCCGTCGGCCCGAACCGGATTCTCGCGGCGTCGGGCCAGAATCCCTCGACGTTCTACCTTTATCACTTCAGCCCGCAAAGCGGCTACATCGCGATACCGGACGCCACGCTGCCGGGCGCGGCATTCGCCACGACGCGCCCGGTGACGGGCGGGTTCAGCCTCGACAGCCAGGGCGGCGTGTGGGCCGGTCTCGACCGCACGAACCAGATTTTCCACTACCCGCTGACAGGCGTCGACGCGACCGGCAAGCCGACATGGGGAGCGCCCATGACGACGCTCGTGCCGGTCTCGATCCGGCCGCTCACGCGCATCGTCTATCTGCCCGAAAGCGACACGATGATTCTCGGGCAAGGCGTGACCGGCAGCGCCGACTTTACGTCGATGGGCAACCGCATCGAGGTCTATCACGGCTGGACGGCCGGCAACGACACCACGCCGAACCCCGTCATCACGTTCCCGAGCGGCGTCGAGCCGAAGTCGATCGCGGCGGCGGGCAATTACCTGTTCGTCGGCTACATCACATCGCCCAATATCGACGCGTTCAATCTGACGACGGGCTCGCTCGACATGACGCTCGCCAATACGAATCCCACGCAGGTGAGCCTCGGCGCCAACGTCGATTCGATGTACGGCGTGCGCGCGTATCTGCGTTCGACCGGCGAGTATGTGGTGACGAAGGACAACTACAACGACTCGAACCTCGTCGTCTATCGATGGACGCCGGGAACGGCGGCCACGGCTTCGGCGCCCGCGCAGTAA
- a CDS encoding ACT domain-containing protein, with translation MKCTIVGSRYFGASVLEAFRADGIEIAGVVAPAAEDRLAAAGRAAGLPTAIHDNPRLVEASAIPEGTDLIIAAHTHARVNDEALARSRLGGVGYHPSLLPRHRGIAAVEWTILEGDPIAGGSVYHLAHGWDAGAIAAQDWCFVRKGETARELWERALAPMGLALLLRVAHYARDHGELPAHTQDEQFATRAPIIRRRIELTEEPSGPLASLVVTAIGADRPGIVNLLSERARAFGANWTGSRMASLGSQFAGMVQFEVAQRHADALTTALRDLESAGLRLVIARSDLPPLGHGLRRVSLELTAPDRPGIVQDLSASLSSHNISIEELSTELAHTSVGPHQFGVKAVLAVPAALSIDALRTLLESLAAELMADMALGESGV, from the coding sequence ATGAAATGCACAATCGTGGGATCGCGCTATTTCGGCGCCTCGGTGCTCGAAGCGTTCCGCGCCGACGGCATCGAGATTGCCGGCGTCGTGGCCCCGGCCGCCGAAGATCGCCTCGCGGCGGCGGGCCGTGCGGCCGGCCTGCCGACAGCGATCCACGACAACCCGCGGCTCGTCGAAGCAAGCGCGATTCCCGAAGGCACCGACCTCATCATCGCCGCGCATACGCATGCACGCGTGAACGACGAGGCGCTCGCGCGCTCGCGCCTTGGCGGCGTCGGCTATCACCCTTCGTTGCTGCCGCGCCATCGCGGCATCGCGGCGGTCGAATGGACGATCCTCGAAGGCGACCCGATCGCCGGCGGTTCGGTCTATCACCTCGCGCATGGCTGGGATGCGGGCGCGATTGCCGCGCAGGACTGGTGTTTCGTCAGGAAGGGCGAAACGGCGCGCGAACTCTGGGAGCGCGCGCTCGCGCCGATGGGACTCGCGTTGCTGCTGCGCGTCGCGCATTACGCGCGCGATCACGGCGAACTGCCGGCGCACACGCAGGACGAGCAATTCGCGACGCGCGCGCCGATCATTCGCCGGCGCATCGAATTGACCGAAGAGCCGTCCGGGCCGCTTGCGTCGCTCGTCGTGACCGCGATCGGCGCCGACCGTCCCGGCATCGTCAACCTGCTTTCGGAGCGTGCACGCGCGTTCGGCGCGAACTGGACCGGCAGCCGCATGGCGAGCCTCGGCAGCCAGTTCGCGGGCATGGTGCAATTCGAAGTCGCGCAGCGCCATGCCGATGCGCTTACGACCGCCTTACGCGACCTCGAAAGCGCGGGCCTGCGCCTCGTGATCGCACGCAGCGATCTGCCGCCGCTCGGGCACGGCCTGCGGCGCGTGTCGCTGGAACTGACCGCGCCGGACCGTCCCGGCATCGTGCAGGATCTGTCCGCGAGCCTGTCTTCGCACAACATCAGCATCGAGGAACTGAGCACCGAACTCGCGCATACTTCGGTCGGGCCGCATCAGTTCGGCGTCAAGGCCGTGCTCGCGGTACCCGCGGCGCTGTCGATCGACGCGTTGCGCACGCTGCTCGAGTCGCTCGCGGCCGAACTGATGGCCGATATGGCGCTCGGCGAAAGCGGCGTCTGA
- a CDS encoding VOC family protein: MNEGIDVVGLYVDNQDEALSFYVDKLGFRVHTDVRNGPYRWLTVQHPDQPSFQLGLFTPGPPIHDEATAHTLRAMVAKGAMPPLVLTVADCRARYAQLKARGVEFTQEPVDRYGSVDAGFRDPAGNGWKMIEARKG, translated from the coding sequence ATGAACGAAGGGATCGATGTGGTGGGCTTGTACGTCGACAACCAGGACGAAGCGCTCTCGTTTTACGTCGATAAACTCGGCTTTCGCGTGCATACGGACGTGCGCAACGGACCATACCGGTGGCTCACGGTCCAGCATCCGGATCAACCGTCGTTTCAGCTCGGCCTTTTTACACCGGGGCCGCCGATCCACGACGAAGCGACCGCGCACACGCTGCGCGCCATGGTCGCGAAGGGTGCAATGCCGCCGCTCGTGCTCACCGTGGCCGACTGCCGCGCGCGCTACGCACAGCTGAAAGCGCGCGGAGTCGAATTCACGCAGGAGCCGGTCGACCGCTATGGCAGCGTCGATGCGGGTTTTCGCGATCCCGCGGGCAACGGATGGAAGATGATCGAGGCGCGCAAAGGCTAA
- the ampC gene encoding class C beta-lactamase: MSHANAATVAATVEGAAARAGGATRSSIERAVDHAIRPMMAKDQIAGVAVGVIVDGKPQVFNFGVASTQTGKPVTNDTLFELGSVSKTFTATLTSWAQVNGQLSLSDSVGKYLPTLRGSPFGNLSLLNLGTHTPGGLPLQVPDEIENDAQLMRYFKAWRPQYAPGTYRTYTNPGIGTLGLIAAKSMNDDFTSLIEQRLFPALGLKHSFIDIPVEHASDYAQGYTKDGKPIRLKGGELAPEAYGVKSTAADMLRFIEANMNLIELDAPLQRAIADTHTGYFKAGPMTQDLIWEQYPYPVTLNSLLEGNAPSMVTTGIPVTAIDPPLPPMNNVWINKTGSTNGFGAYVAFVPAKRLGIVILGNRNFPIADRVAAAHEILTSLAGGAQ, encoded by the coding sequence ATGAGCCACGCGAACGCGGCCACAGTCGCGGCCACAGTCGAGGGCGCGGCCGCGCGTGCCGGCGGCGCCACTCGCAGCAGCATCGAGCGCGCGGTGGATCATGCGATACGCCCGATGATGGCGAAGGACCAGATTGCAGGCGTCGCGGTCGGCGTTATCGTCGACGGCAAGCCGCAGGTGTTCAACTTCGGCGTCGCGTCGACGCAAACGGGCAAGCCGGTCACGAACGACACGCTGTTCGAGCTCGGCTCGGTCAGCAAGACCTTTACGGCCACGCTGACGTCGTGGGCGCAAGTGAACGGGCAGCTGTCGCTGTCCGATAGCGTCGGCAAGTATCTGCCGACGCTGCGCGGCAGCCCGTTCGGCAATCTGAGCCTGCTCAATCTGGGCACGCATACGCCTGGCGGGCTTCCGCTCCAGGTGCCCGATGAAATCGAAAACGACGCGCAACTGATGCGTTATTTCAAGGCATGGCGTCCGCAGTATGCGCCGGGTACGTACCGGACCTATACCAATCCCGGCATCGGCACACTCGGCCTGATCGCGGCGAAGAGCATGAACGACGATTTCACTTCGCTGATCGAGCAGCGCCTTTTTCCGGCCCTCGGCCTGAAGCACAGCTTCATTGACATTCCTGTCGAGCATGCGTCCGATTACGCGCAAGGCTATACAAAGGACGGCAAGCCGATCCGGCTGAAGGGCGGCGAACTGGCGCCCGAAGCGTACGGCGTCAAATCGACGGCGGCGGACATGCTGCGCTTTATCGAAGCGAACATGAATCTGATCGAACTCGATGCGCCGCTGCAGCGCGCGATCGCCGATACGCACACCGGATACTTCAAGGCAGGGCCGATGACACAGGACCTGATCTGGGAGCAGTACCCGTATCCGGTTACGTTGAACTCGCTGCTCGAAGGCAATGCGCCGTCGATGGTCACAACCGGGATACCCGTAACCGCGATCGATCCGCCGCTGCCGCCCATGAACAACGTATGGATCAACAAGACGGGCTCGACGAACGGCTTCGGTGCTTACGTCGCGTTCGTACCGGCAAAACGGCTTGGCATCGTGATTCTCGGCAACCGTAATTTTCCGATCGCGGACCGCGTGGCCGCCGCACACGAGATTCTCACGTCGCTCGCGGGCGGTGCGCAGTAA
- a CDS encoding GNAT family N-acetyltransferase has translation MEIRHAGPEHIEGITAIYNDAVLNTTAIWNDLTVDRLNRAAWLSARENAGYPVLVAVDGRGAVIGFASFGDWRAFDGYRHTVEHSVYVRRDQRGKGVGRALMEQLIDSARTIGKHIMVAGITANNVESIRLHEKLGFEHVGLLKEVGMKFGAWLDLAFMQLKLDARPTPGDVLPR, from the coding sequence ATGGAGATCCGTCACGCGGGCCCAGAACATATCGAAGGCATCACGGCGATCTACAACGACGCGGTTCTGAACACCACGGCGATCTGGAATGATTTGACCGTCGATCGCTTGAACCGTGCGGCCTGGCTGTCCGCGCGCGAGAACGCCGGCTATCCGGTGCTGGTCGCCGTCGACGGTCGCGGGGCCGTGATCGGCTTTGCGTCGTTCGGCGACTGGCGTGCGTTCGACGGCTACCGTCACACGGTCGAGCATTCGGTCTATGTGCGTCGCGACCAGCGTGGAAAAGGCGTCGGCCGTGCGCTCATGGAACAGCTGATCGACAGCGCGCGCACCATCGGCAAGCACATCATGGTGGCCGGTATCACGGCGAACAACGTCGAGTCGATCCGGCTCCACGAGAAACTCGGCTTCGAGCATGTCGGGCTTCTGAAGGAAGTCGGCATGAAGTTCGGCGCCTGGCTCGACCTCGCCTTCATGCAACTCAAGCTCGATGCCCGTCCGACTCCCGGCGACGTCTTGCCGCGATGA
- a CDS encoding helix-turn-helix domain-containing protein encodes MSDVDERIGARIRAEREARGWSLSVLAEKSGVSRAMIHKVERGESSPTASLLAKLAGAFGMTMSALMALAELEEGRLLRVADQPLWVDPQSGYLRRHVSPKSAAALNLVEIDLPPAAVIPMPAAAFRHRQQLIWVLDGSLVFIEGRERHELNAGDCLELGTPSDCVFRNESSSTCKYAVIIARKS; translated from the coding sequence ATGAGCGATGTCGATGAGCGAATAGGCGCCCGCATTCGAGCCGAACGGGAGGCGCGCGGCTGGTCGCTCAGCGTGCTTGCCGAGAAGTCCGGCGTATCGCGGGCGATGATCCACAAGGTCGAACGAGGCGAGAGCAGTCCGACGGCTTCGTTGCTGGCCAAGCTCGCCGGTGCGTTCGGCATGACGATGTCGGCGCTGATGGCGCTCGCCGAACTCGAGGAGGGGCGGCTGCTGCGGGTGGCCGACCAGCCCTTATGGGTCGATCCGCAAAGCGGCTATCTGCGGCGGCATGTCTCGCCGAAGTCGGCGGCCGCGCTGAATCTCGTGGAAATCGATCTGCCGCCGGCCGCCGTGATTCCGATGCCGGCTGCAGCGTTTCGGCACAGGCAGCAGTTGATCTGGGTGCTGGATGGCTCGCTCGTGTTTATCGAGGGCCGCGAGCGTCATGAACTGAACGCCGGAGACTGTCTCGAACTCGGCACGCCGAGCGACTGTGTCTTCAGGAACGAAAGTTCGTCGACCTGCAAATATGCGGTCATCATCGCGCGCAAGAGCTGA